Part of the Bradyrhizobium sp. AZCC 1721 genome, AAGACGTCGGGCCGGCTCGGCCGCGCCTGGATCAGGTAGACCAGCTTGTTGCGCTCATCGAGGCTGTAGATCACCGGCGGGGTGTATTCCGCCGTCGTAGCGATGAAGTAGATTTTTGCGGTGAGATCGGGCGCGCAATTGTCGCAGGTCACCCTCACCTCGTCGCCGATCGCAAGCTTCGGCAGCTCCGTCTCCGGCACGAAGAAGCGAATCTTCATGTTGCCGGGCGGCATGATCGACAGCACGGGCCGTTGCGCCTGCACCATCTCGCCTTCGCGGAAATAGATCTGCTGGATGGTGCCGGCGACCGGCGCAAAGCCGCTCCGCCGCGCGAGGCGAGTCTGCGAAGTATTGACGCGGGCTTCCGCGACGCGCAACGCCGAGGTTGCCGAATCGAGGTTGGCCTGCGTGCCGGAGCCGGTCTTGCTCAGCGACGCCGCGCGATCATAGGTCTGCTGCGCATTGGCGAGCGTCGCCTTGTTCTGATTGAGGTCGGCCTGCTGCAAATCGTCGTCGACGGTGTAGAGCTGCATGCCGGGCTTCACCTCGTCGCCCTCGCGCACATTGAGTTTTGTCACACGGCCGCTTTCGTCGGGGCTGACAAAGATCATGTCGGCCTCGACCCAACCCTGAAAACCCGGGTCCCTGCGCTCGTTGCAGCCCGAGAGCACGGCGGCGAGCGCCAGCGCGGCCAGGATCGTTATCGTTCGCGACGAAGTCATGCCGTTCTCCGTTCGCCAAAAATCAGATCGAGATGCACCCGAAACATTTCGAGGGCATCCAGTGGCGCATGTCTGCTGAAAAGGCTCTGCCAGATCACGGCAATGAGCGCGGGCGCCACCATGATTTGCGGAAACCGCGCCAGGTTCTTGTGTTGAATCTCGCCGCGCGCGATGCCGAGTTCGATCAGCGCGCGCATGCCCGCAAGGCCTCGCGACACCACTTCGCGGTAATAGAAGTCGGCGACCTCGGGAAATCGCGGGCCTTCGGCAACGATCAGCCGCACAAGGTCGCCGCGTCGCGTGGCGGCCACCTCCTCGATGAAGGTTTTGGCAAAGCCCTCCACCATGTCGCGCACCGATGCTCCGGGCTGCGGCGGCGTCGCCCAGAGGCGGGTGACCAGCGGCACGATCGCGGTCCGGATCAATTCCTCGAACATCGATTCCTTGTCCTTGAAGTGCAGGTAGATCGTGCCCTTGGCGACGCCAGCGCGTTTGGCGATGTCGTCGAGCCGTGTCGCCGCAAAGCCGCGCGCGATGAATTCGTCCATCGCCGCCGCGATGATGGCCCCGCGCCGCTCGGCAGCGCGCTCGGCGCGGTTGGAGGCCGGCTTGGGTTTCGAGGAGGCCGGTGCCCTCGCCGCGGCCCGGCGCTCGGCCGGCTTCGGGGCGGATTTCCTGGCGCTTTTGGTGGCTTCATTTGTCATGCCCTATTTATGACTGACTGGTCAGTCATTGTCAATTTCGAACGGAGCCAAGGCTTTCACATGGACGTGACCCGGGCTGGAGATTCCTCGATCGCGCTGCCTCTTGGAGGATCTTGCGCCTAGCGGAAGGAGCGTCACATCCCATGCATGCGGGATGGGTCCTTGCGAGCGCCACAACGGGTCGTCATGCCCCGCGAATGCGGAGCATCCAGTACGCCGCGGCCTCTCGGTTCAATCATTGGCGTCTCTGGAATACTCGATCGTCCGCCGGAGCCTGTCATCGGGCGCGCATTCGCGCGACCCGTTGGCGGACAATGACAGTGAATGTGCGTCAGCGCTCTCGCGACGCATCGCATCTCTTTGCGCTTATTGCACACGAGACCGCGGGTGCAGCAAGCACCCGGCATTCCCTGCTCCCTCGTTCTCGAGGAGGGACGCCAAATTGGCAAGGCAGCGATCTACGCGACAAGGGGGCAGCCACGCGCTCAGTTCGGGTCGATCGAAGAGCCGCTGCCGTTTTTTAGCACGATGCCTTGGTTTGCATGATTGCTTACAAGGAACTTTCGGTCCTGTGCGGCGTCATAAGTGATGCGGCCAAGGCCTGGCACGGGAGGTGCCATGTCGAAGTTCAGCGTTACAGTGATCGCTGTCGTACTGGTGACCGCGCTGTCGAGTGCCGCCACTGCGAAAGGGCGCGGACATTTTGGTCTCGGCCCACTGAGCAGCGTGAAATCCGCATTCGCCCGCGTGCTTGCGCCAGGGCTGCTTCTTGGCCGCCCCAAGCATCATCGCCGGGTACATGTCCGTAGGATCAAAAACGCTCCCGTCGCTTTAAAAAACGCACCGGTCGCTTTACAAAACATCCCGTCCGCGACGAACCAGCCCTCCGGCGAGGAGGGGTTGGTTGTTGGCAGGCTATTCACCGACCCTGCGGCACGAAAGCAGATTGCCGCGACTGCCGCGCTTGCTCACTGGCATGGTGACCGTGACACTACAGACGGGTGGTGGTCGCATGGCCATGGCGGATATGGCTGGGTTGGGCCGCTGTTCTGGCCGTTCGCCTACAATGATATTTATGGTTATGCCATCTTCGGCGATGGCATGGGCTTCTGGGACTACGGCTACCCCGACATTTACGCCGGAATCTTTGGGCCTTACGGCAGTGACGAACTAGCTGCTTACATGACTCCGGATTCTTCCGGCCGAAGAGAACGAAGGATCCCGCCGCTGCAGCAGCTCTGCGGTGATGCCGGCCACGAAATTGCCGGTCTCGCCATTGATCAGATTCAGCGGGCGATTCAACCGACCGAGGCGCAACGGGCCGCTCTGGATCGTCTTGCCGACACATCTAACTCGGCCGCTCAGATCATTCAGGCATCTTGCCCGATGCAGCCCGCATCAACCGCGCCAGCCCGATTGGCCCTGATGCAGCAGCGCACAGCGGCTATTCTCACTGCAGTAATATCCCTGGAGCCGCTGCTAGGGGAGCTTTATGATCTGCTGAATGATGAGCAGAAAACACGGCTCAACGCGCTCGCTGACGATCAGCTCAAGACGGCGTCCGCAAACGGGGCCATGAAAGCGTCGGCCCAAGGCTGCGAAGCGTCCCTGCCGGCCGCGTTGCAATGGCCCGCTGGCGAGATCGAGGCCACGCTACACCCGAACGAAGCCCAACGCGATGCGCTTGAACGGCTGCGGCGTGCCAGCGCCAGAGCTGTCGAGATGCTGAGCTATGAATGTCATCCGAAAGATGCGATCACCCCACGCGCTCGCCTCGCCGCGATGGATGGTCGGCTCAGTACCATGCAACAAGCCATCAATCTGGTGAGCGACGCTCTGGAAGACTTCTATGCCACACTGAGTGATGAGCAGAAGTCTCAATTCGAGCTGATCGGACCAAAACGAGCGCCGTAATCAGACGGCTTCCTGGCGCCAAACCGACCAGCAATTCCAGTTCCCGACCGATCGGCGCGCTCACCCCTTGCGCATTTTTCCGAGCAGGTAGTTGTCGTAATAGTTCTCCGCGATCTGCGTATAGAACAGCACTTCCTTCATGTACGCGTCGTGGCTCTCCTTGGTCTTCTTGAACAGCGGGCTCTTCTCGGCGATCTCGTTCAGATGGTCCTGCGTGGCCTTGTAGCAGGCTTCCAAGACCGGCTGCGGAAATGCGCGCAGCTCCGCTCCATTGGCGACAAGCCGCTTCAGCGACGCAGGATTGACGCTGTCGTATTTTTCGATCATCCACGCGCCGGCTGCTGAAGCGGCCTGGTTGAGGATCGCCTGGTATGGCTTGGGAAGCGCATTCCACTTCTCCTCGTTCACGGCCATGTGCAGCATGGCCCCGCCTTCCCACCAGCCGGGGAAATAGTAATACTTCGCCACCTTATAGAAGCCGAGCTTCTCGTCGTCATAGGGACCGACGAACTCCGCGGCATCGATCGTTCCTCGCTCGAGCGCCGGATATACGTCACCGCCCGCGATCTGCTGCGGCACGACGCCAAGCCTTGCAAGCACATGGCCGCCCATGCCTGCGATGCGGAATTTCAGGCCTTTGAGATCGTCGACCGTCTTGATCTCCTTGCGGAACCAGCCGCCCATTTGCGTACCGGAATTGCCGCACAGAATCGCGTGCGCCTTGAAAGGCTTCAGCGCCTCGTTGCAGAGATCAGCGCCGCCGCCGAACGTCCACCAGGAATGCTGATGGCGATGGTTCATGCCGAAGGGCGCGCCGGTCGCGTAAGTCAGCGCCGGCTCCTTGCCTATGTAGAAATAGAGCGGCGTCTGCGCGATCTCGACGGTCGAGGAGCTCACCGCATCAAGCGCCTGCAAGCCGGGCACGATCTCGCCGGCCGCAAAGGTTTGAATCTGAAACTTGTTGTCGGTGGCATCAGCCACGTATTTCGCGAAAGTCTGCGCCGTGCCGAAGATGGTTTCGAGCGACTTCGGAAAGCTCGAGGTCAAACGCCACTTGATCTCGGGCGCTGCTTGCGCGATCGCAGGTGCCGCAACCAGCGTCGTCGCGCCGACCACGGCGCTGCCTTTGAGGAACGTACGGCGTTTCATGATGTGCTTACTCCCTTAAGGGAAAGCCGATTGGCGTGGGGCAAAGCGCCTTCCGGGTCCGTTTGATCTCATCATAACGGACTTCGAGGCATGCGTGAAAGCACAACCTCGTCAGGCGAATTGTCGCTTGAACCGCCTCAATCGGACCAGCATTATTTGTCCCAGGGGGTGCCGTCTCCAGAGCGCCCTCTCCTGGGAGGTTACTGATGAAAGCATTCACATTGGGTGCGGCGATCTCGTTTGCGTTCTCCGCCGCTGCCTACGCGCAAGCGCCAACCTGGACCGTTCCGTCCGAAAGCCAACGCTGTCCGTCGAAATGGGGCGCGGCCGACGAGCGCGGTTCGGCCAACCACCAGAAGCCCGCGGCCGTGATGAACGCGGCGAAGCTGATCAGGAACGGCGAGGTGATCGAGCTGGCGCACGTGCTCGGTCCCAGCATGGCGTTCTTCGGAACGCGACGCTTCGACATGCATACCAAGCGCACGTTCATGAACCAGTTCTCCAACATGCGCGGCTCGAACGAAGAGATCATCATTACCGAACTCGGCCAGGTCGGCACGCAGTTCGACGGCTTTGCGCACCAGACCCATCTCAATAGCTGGTACAATTGCCAGAAGGTCGACGAGAATAGCGATCGCACCGGATTCAAGAAGTTCGGAATCCATAATGTGGGCACGCTGTTCACGCGCGGCGTGCTGATTGACGTCGCGGGCTTCAAGGGCGTCGACATGCTGGGCGACAATTACGAAATCACTGTGGAAGATCTCGAAGGCGCCCTGAAGAAGCAGAACCTGACGCTGCAGCCCGGCGACGCGGTGATCATTCATACCGGCTGGGGCAAGCTCTACGGCAAGGACAACCCGCGCTACGTGAAATCCTGCCCGGGCATCGGCGTGCCGGCCGCGCTCTGGCTAGCCGCAAAGGACCCGATGCTGCTCGGCGCCGACAACTGGCCGGTCGAAGTTGCGCCCAACCCCGACAAGCAATTGTCGCTTCCGGTGCACCAGATCGCGCTCGTGGTGAACGGCATCCATCTGTTGGAGAATCTCAAGCTCGACGAGCTCGTGCAAAAGGGCGTCGGAGAATTCGCCTTTGTGATGCAGCCGCTCAAAATTCAGGGCGGGTCCGGCTCCACGGTGTCGCCGATCGCGGTGAGGTAACGAGTAGTGAACAAGTAGCCCGCACGCGCGAACGGGCCGCGCATTCGCGCGACCCGTTGGCTCATGCGGGCTACGCTTGCTACTCCTCGGTCGGGCCCGGAAGGAGGCGGCGAAGGCGCTGAGCTTCGCGCCACGTCGCAAGACCCTCCTTCCCAAGTCGAGCGAGCCTGGTTGCCAACTGCACGAGGATGAGTGTGATCATGGCTACCGGCCCGCTTTAGCAAGCAGACGCCCGGCCTGATGCTCGGCGTCGTCGGTCGGTTTGAACCCGCGGGCGGCAAGGTACTGCGCAACGACACGGTCAGCCCGCCGCTGACGGGCTTCGATTTGAACGCGCAACAATCGGGTGAAGAACGAGGGCTTTCCGGTCGGGGCAGAAAACCAGGCCCCAGTGGTGAGTACGTTCGCCATGGATGGCTCCTTTATCGGAGTTGTCCCTGGGCGAATTTCCTTCCCTGATGCGAGACATAGGTATTGGTGCCAACAAATGCGAGACCAAATACCTCGCACCCATGCATCAATTTTGCACCTTGCCGCGCAAAATGCCCGGCGCAATCACATGGCTGTAATATCAAATACGCATGTCCGCCGACCCAGGCGAATCATCTGATCTGCGAAATCACTGGGCGGAGTGCGAGTCGCGAGCGCTCACTTCGCGAACGGGTTCACCCAGCCTCCCCGGCCAGTGGACGCGCGCGGCGGATAGGCGGTCTCGAGATAGCTCAGGACCTTTTCGCGATCCCCATCGTCGAGTGGCGGCATGTTGTGGCGGCGGATCATCAGGTTGATCGAATCCTCCCACTGCGCGCGCGTCATGCCCTGCTCCGCCACCAGGCGGAAACCGTGGCAGGCGCTGCAGGCGTAGAAGGTCTCGTCGCGGCCGGGACCTGCGGGAAACTGCTCCGGACTTTCCTCGCGTGGCGCAAAGCTTGTCTGCGCCGTGGCCGGCACGATCCAGAGCGCGCCGGCCATCGCGAGCCACACCAAGCGCTGCATCATCCGACCAGCACGGCGATTCGGTGCATGGCGTTGCCGCCATAGCCTTGCGGATTCCAGAAGCCGGCCTGATGCGGCTGCATCGCGCCCTTGGAGTCGGTGGCGCGCGCCCAGATCTCGAAATAGCCGTCACTCGGCAGTTTCAAGGTCGCGGTCCAGCGCTGCCAGTCATACTTGTTCTTCGGTTTCTCAAGCTTGGCCCGCTGCCAGCTCGCGCCGAAATCGGTCGAGATATCTACCTGCTTGACGGTGAGATCGCCGGCCCAGGACGCGCCGCGCAGCTTCAGCTCCTTGGTGCCGGCCGCGAACTTCGCTCCGTTCGCAGGATTGGTGATGATCGAGCGCACCGGCATCGATTCCAGAATGCGGAAGTTTGCCGGATCGGCCTTGTCGCCGGGCACCATCGGCTTGATCGGGGTGCGGTAGGAAAACTCCGTCATGCCGGGGCCGTCATGCTCGCGGTCGCGGATGGTGATGCGCGTCAGCCATTTCTGCGAGGCCGAGCCTGACCAGCCCGGGACGATCAGGCGTACCGGCCCGCCATGGATGTTCGGCAGCGGCTTGCCGTTCATGGCCCAGACGATCATCGTGTTGGGGTCCATCGCCTTCTCCAGCCGCACGCCGCGCGAGATGGTCGGCTTGCTGGCATCGCCGGACAGATGAAGATCGGCCGCATAATGTGCGGTGTATTTTGCTGATGGCTTCAGGCCCGCCTTCTTGAGCAGATCGGCGAGCGGCACGCCGGTCCATTCCGCGCAGCCCGCCCCGCCATTGGTCCACTGGTTGCCACGTGCCGGCGGTGAGAACTGTGACCGGCCGTTGCCGCCGCATTCCAGCACCATGCGCCGCGTCACGGCCTTGTATTTCGACTTCAACTCGCCGAGCGTGATCTCTATCCTGTTGTTGACCTCGCCATCGATGGTGATCTTCCAGGCGTCGGGATCCTTCGCCGCCTCGGGGATCTGCCCGTTGTTGCGGATGTAGAATTTCTCGATCGGCGTGGTGTCGTCGTCGAGCAGGCTTTCGGGCGTCTCGGCGACCAGCGGCCGCTCGCCGAGCACGACCAGCCCCTCGCTCTTGCCAGGATATTTCAGGTGTTGCGGTCCCTTGGCCGGCGCGGGCGTGGCGGCCGACGGGGGCGCGGCCGGAGCGGCCTGCGCATGGGCCTGAGGGATTCCGCCGCCGTTGCGCGAGAGCGGCATCGCGCCTCCGATGACGGTGCCGATCGCAGCCAGTCCTGAGCTGCCCAAAAATCTGCGCCGGCTGGTATCGAAATTGTTGC contains:
- a CDS encoding HlyD family secretion protein — its product is MTSSRTITILAALALAAVLSGCNERRDPGFQGWVEADMIFVSPDESGRVTKLNVREGDEVKPGMQLYTVDDDLQQADLNQNKATLANAQQTYDRAASLSKTGSGTQANLDSATSALRVAEARVNTSQTRLARRSGFAPVAGTIQQIYFREGEMVQAQRPVLSIMPPGNMKIRFFVPETELPKLAIGDEVRVTCDNCAPDLTAKIYFIATTAEYTPPVIYSLDERNKLVYLIQARPSRPDVLRVGQPISVFLNPRTPVADKR
- a CDS encoding TetR/AcrR family transcriptional regulator, which codes for MTNEATKSARKSAPKPAERRAAARAPASSKPKPASNRAERAAERRGAIIAAAMDEFIARGFAATRLDDIAKRAGVAKGTIYLHFKDKESMFEELIRTAIVPLVTRLWATPPQPGASVRDMVEGFAKTFIEEVAATRRGDLVRLIVAEGPRFPEVADFYYREVVSRGLAGMRALIELGIARGEIQHKNLARFPQIMVAPALIAVIWQSLFSRHAPLDALEMFRVHLDLIFGERRTA
- a CDS encoding Spy/CpxP family protein refolding chaperone is translated as MSKFSVTVIAVVLVTALSSAATAKGRGHFGLGPLSSVKSAFARVLAPGLLLGRPKHHRRVHVRRIKNAPVALKNAPVALQNIPSATNQPSGEEGLVVGRLFTDPAARKQIAATAALAHWHGDRDTTDGWWSHGHGGYGWVGPLFWPFAYNDIYGYAIFGDGMGFWDYGYPDIYAGIFGPYGSDELAAYMTPDSSGRRERRIPPLQQLCGDAGHEIAGLAIDQIQRAIQPTEAQRAALDRLADTSNSAAQIIQASCPMQPASTAPARLALMQQRTAAILTAVISLEPLLGELYDLLNDEQKTRLNALADDQLKTASANGAMKASAQGCEASLPAALQWPAGEIEATLHPNEAQRDALERLRRASARAVEMLSYECHPKDAITPRARLAAMDGRLSTMQQAINLVSDALEDFYATLSDEQKSQFELIGPKRAP
- a CDS encoding TRAP transporter substrate-binding protein, with the protein product MKRRTFLKGSAVVGATTLVAAPAIAQAAPEIKWRLTSSFPKSLETIFGTAQTFAKYVADATDNKFQIQTFAAGEIVPGLQALDAVSSSTVEIAQTPLYFYIGKEPALTYATGAPFGMNHRHQHSWWTFGGGADLCNEALKPFKAHAILCGNSGTQMGGWFRKEIKTVDDLKGLKFRIAGMGGHVLARLGVVPQQIAGGDVYPALERGTIDAAEFVGPYDDEKLGFYKVAKYYYFPGWWEGGAMLHMAVNEEKWNALPKPYQAILNQAASAAGAWMIEKYDSVNPASLKRLVANGAELRAFPQPVLEACYKATQDHLNEIAEKSPLFKKTKESHDAYMKEVLFYTQIAENYYDNYLLGKMRKG
- a CDS encoding cyclase family protein, translating into MKAFTLGAAISFAFSAAAYAQAPTWTVPSESQRCPSKWGAADERGSANHQKPAAVMNAAKLIRNGEVIELAHVLGPSMAFFGTRRFDMHTKRTFMNQFSNMRGSNEEIIITELGQVGTQFDGFAHQTHLNSWYNCQKVDENSDRTGFKKFGIHNVGTLFTRGVLIDVAGFKGVDMLGDNYEITVEDLEGALKKQNLTLQPGDAVIIHTGWGKLYGKDNPRYVKSCPGIGVPAALWLAAKDPMLLGADNWPVEVAPNPDKQLSLPVHQIALVVNGIHLLENLKLDELVQKGVGEFAFVMQPLKIQGGSGSTVSPIAVR
- a CDS encoding sulfite oxidase; amino-acid sequence: MARESGRDAPNGNNFDTSRRRFLGSSGLAAIGTVIGGAMPLSRNGGGIPQAHAQAAPAAPPSAATPAPAKGPQHLKYPGKSEGLVVLGERPLVAETPESLLDDDTTPIEKFYIRNNGQIPEAAKDPDAWKITIDGEVNNRIEITLGELKSKYKAVTRRMVLECGGNGRSQFSPPARGNQWTNGGAGCAEWTGVPLADLLKKAGLKPSAKYTAHYAADLHLSGDASKPTISRGVRLEKAMDPNTMIVWAMNGKPLPNIHGGPVRLIVPGWSGSASQKWLTRITIRDREHDGPGMTEFSYRTPIKPMVPGDKADPANFRILESMPVRSIITNPANGAKFAAGTKELKLRGASWAGDLTVKQVDISTDFGASWQRAKLEKPKNKYDWQRWTATLKLPSDGYFEIWARATDSKGAMQPHQAGFWNPQGYGGNAMHRIAVLVG